In Cardinium endosymbiont of Dermatophagoides farinae, the sequence TCATCTATAATCACCTGAGCAGTAAATTCTTTATAGTGCTCATACTGTTTCTCCTCAAGAATCCTAAAAATTACTTGAAGGTGATGTTTATGTGCCCACTGAATAATCCTGTTCTTAAAGTTGGTATCATGTTCTATCAGCTCTTTTAGGCTTATATAATTGACGATAAGCCGCTCAATAACAAATTTCTGACAGCGTTCATACCCATGATCTAAATAAACCGCACCAATCAAGGCTTCTAATGCATTGCCATAAATAAATTTATGGCCACTTCGTTTTACAAGATTGCTATCGTAATGCAATAGCTTGTCTAAATGAATCTTGCGTGCGAGCCCATTTAAGGAATCCCTATTGACGAGCCTTGACCGTATATCTGTTAAAAAGCCCTCTTCTTTTAAAGGATATTTCTTGAAGAGATAGTCTGCAATAATTGCAGATAATATAGCATCTCCTAGAAACTCGAGCCGTTCATTGGAGGTATGCCCCTCCTCTATAGAGCTATGCTGAAGGGCTACCTTATATAAGGCTAGATTTAAAGGAGTCATTCCAGTAGTAGCTCTTACAAAAGAGACCAACTGTTGCGTAGCAGGATCTTTCTTTATAAAAAAGTAATGGAGTAAACTTAGGAGTCTTCCCATCTTTTAAAGATTATAGAAACGTTATGTCCACCAAAACCAAATGCATTGTTTTGCGCAAATAAGATGGATCTTTTTTCTGCTTGATGTAAAGTTAAATTGATCTGTGGATCAATGGCTTCATCTAATACTTTATGGTTAATGGTTGGCGGTACTACTTGATGCGATAATGCTAAAACAGTGGCAATAGACTCTATGGCGCCGGCTGCACCTAGCAAGTGGCCGGTCATCGACTTGGTCGAGCTAATGTTAAGCTTATAGGCATGGGCACCAAATACATGCTGAATGGCCTCTATCTCATTGACATCACCCAATGGGGTACTGGTTCCATGGGCATTAATGTAGTCTATAGCCTCTGGTGAAAGACCAGCACTGGCTAATGCACGTTGCAATGCTAAAATTACACCTCCCATATCTGGTGCAGTAATATGATGGGCGTCTGCAGACATCCCTACGCCGACTACTTCGGCGTAAATTTTAGCGTTTCTTTTTTGGGCATGGGCGTACGACTCAAGGACTAAAGCACCTGCTCCTTCTCCCATCACAAAACCATCTCTTGTCTTATCAAAGGGACGTGAAGCGGTTAAGTAGTCTTCATTGCGCGTAGAGAGGGCTTTTAATGCATTGAATCCAGCAACGCCTAATTGAATAATAGGCGCTTCTGAGCCACCTGCTACTACTACATCTGCATCGCCTAATTTAATCAATTGAAAAGCAGTTACTATAGCGTTTACTGCAGAGGCACATGCAGCTACTGTGGCAAAGTTGGGCCCCTTAAATCCATACTTAATGGACAAGTGGCCAGAAGGAATATCTGGTATAATCTTGGGAATAAAAAAAGGATTAATCCTGGGATCCATACCATTCCGGAAAAATTCTAAAATGGTTGTTTCTATCGTACCTAAACCACCTATACCAGAGCCCCAAACGACCCCTACACGTTCTTTATCTACTAAAGGGGTGATGAGCCCGGCATCGTGTATGGCTTCATCTCCAGCTACCATAGCATACTGGGCAAATGGATCCATCCGCCTCACATCTTTTGCATCAAGGTAGTTATGAGGGTCATACTCTTTTAAGATACAAGCAAACTTGGTTTTATGCTTAGCAGTATCAAAGCTAGTGATGGGCGCTGCACCACTTTGACCAGAAACCAGACCATTCCAATATGCCTCAACATTGCTGCCAATTGGTGTGAGGGCACCTAATCCTGTAATAACTACGCTTGTGGGTAACATAAAAAAGGTAAGCTAAGTCTTGCGTTGCGCTAAGGTCTTTTCTAAATAATCTACCACACTACCCACGGTTTGTAGCTTGGCAGCTTCATCATCTTTAATGTGTACATCAAACGCTCTCTCAAGCTCCATAACCAATTCAACTTGGTCTAGAGAATCGGCACCTAGGTCATTTGCAAAATGGGCCGTAAGCACAACCTCTTGAGGCGAAACATTTAGCTTGTCAACAACAACGGCTACTACTGTAGCCATAATATCTTCCCTATTCATTTAAATTTAATTAACTAATTTTATTTTTTTTACCCGCTCTGCCTTCCAACTAGCAAATTTTTCATCCGCCCGCGCTTGGGTAATGGCTCCTTTTATAACACCTACTTGAAGATGCTTTTTTAACATTACACCTTGCTTAGACAAAAGACTCCTAACCGTATCAGTTGGTTGTGCACCCTGAAAAAGCCATTTCAATGCGCTTGCCTCATCAAGCTTAACCGTTGCAGGGGCTGTGTTTGGATTATAATTCCCAATTTTTTCTATAAAACGACCATCTCGTGGTGAGCGTGCATCAGCTATAACGATGTCATACTCTGCCAGATGCCTTCTTCCGCATCTAGCTAATCTAATTTTTACAGCCATATCGTATTATTACCTTTCTAGCGAATTTCGCTTGCAAATAAGTTCATGTGATTAGACCTTCTGTAAAACCTATTTCTAATGGCAATTTTGGTGCCGAAGCTTGTCTATGCTCCTCAAATACATTTAGTATTCTGGTGACTGCGCTTCTCCTAAAAACTGCTGATCACAAATAGGTTTTGAAGAAGGTCTCTAGTTTTTGCACCTGTACAGGAGCAAGTGTGAAGCAATAATGGACTACACCGCATCTACTGAAACAATAGACCGCATGTCTTTCTTCTTTTTAAAGACAACTACCCCATTGATTACGGCAAATAAAGTATGATCCCTACCTAAGCCAACATTTTTACCAGGATAATAACGGGTACCTCTTTGCCTGACAATAATATGACCAGCCATTACAGCTTCTCCACCATATTTTTTTATACCGAGCCGCTTACTTTCTGAATCTCTTCCGTTACGGGAACTACCAGCTCCCTTCTTATGTGC encodes:
- the rnc gene encoding ribonuclease III, translating into MGRLLSLLHYFFIKKDPATQQLVSFVRATTGMTPLNLALYKVALQHSSIEEGHTSNERLEFLGDAILSAIIADYLFKKYPLKEEGFLTDIRSRLVNRDSLNGLARKIHLDKLLHYDSNLVKRSGHKFIYGNALEALIGAVYLDHGYERCQKFVIERLIVNYISLKELIEHDTNFKNRIIQWAHKHHLQVIFRILEEKQYEHYKEFTAQVIIDEKVMGEGTGRTKKCAEQMAAQQALQYTEQATAE
- the fabF gene encoding beta-ketoacyl-ACP synthase II; protein product: MLPTSVVITGLGALTPIGSNVEAYWNGLVSGQSGAAPITSFDTAKHKTKFACILKEYDPHNYLDAKDVRRMDPFAQYAMVAGDEAIHDAGLITPLVDKERVGVVWGSGIGGLGTIETTILEFFRNGMDPRINPFFIPKIIPDIPSGHLSIKYGFKGPNFATVAACASAVNAIVTAFQLIKLGDADVVVAGGSEAPIIQLGVAGFNALKALSTRNEDYLTASRPFDKTRDGFVMGEGAGALVLESYAHAQKRNAKIYAEVVGVGMSADAHHITAPDMGGVILALQRALASAGLSPEAIDYINAHGTSTPLGDVNEIEAIQHVFGAHAYKLNISSTKSMTGHLLGAAGAIESIATVLALSHQVVPPTINHKVLDEAIDPQINLTLHQAEKRSILFAQNNAFGFGGHNVSIIFKRWEDS
- the acpP gene encoding acyl carrier protein, yielding MNREDIMATVVAVVVDKLNVSPQEVVLTAHFANDLGADSLDQVELVMELERAFDVHIKDDEAAKLQTVGSVVDYLEKTLAQRKT
- the rpsP gene encoding 30S ribosomal protein S16, translated to MAVKIRLARCGRRHLAEYDIVIADARSPRDGRFIEKIGNYNPNTAPATVKLDEASALKWLFQGAQPTDTVRSLLSKQGVMLKKHLQVGVIKGAITQARADEKFASWKAERVKKIKLVN
- the rpmA gene encoding 50S ribosomal protein L27, with amino-acid sequence MAHKKGAGSSRNGRDSESKRLGIKKYGGEAVMAGHIIVRQRGTRYYPGKNVGLGRDHTLFAVINGVVVFKKKKDMRSIVSVDAV